The Heyndrickxia vini genome contains a region encoding:
- the pepF gene encoding oligoendopeptidase F — protein MTTGTSTKSLPNRNEVTEELTWRLEDIFPSDDVWAKEFKDVKILLPKADQFKGKLGESADQLYEALKFQDEISERLGKLYTYAHMRNDQDTGNSFYQGQESKMRSLLAEAGSVFAYLVPEILSIEENKLNGFIDEKSELKLYKHVLEQLNLQRPHVLSADQEALLAQASEVMDASSNTFGMLNNADLEFPSIKDEDGEEVQITHGRYSRFLESSDQRVRKEAFEKVYETYGNFRNTFASTLSGQVKRDNFNAKVRKYDSARHAALSANNIPESVYDNLVDTVNKNLHLLHKYIKLRKKVLGVKELHMYDLYTPLVKDVEMKIPYNDAKEMVLKGLAPLGEEYLDILKEGFENRWVDVVENKGKRSGAYSSGAYGTNPYILMNWQDNVNNLFTLAHEFGHSVHSYYTRKNQPFTYGDYSIFVAEVASTCNEALLNDYLLKTIDDEKKRIYLLNHYLEGFRGTVFRQTMFAEFEHLIHQKEQNGEALTAELLTKEYYDLNKKYFGEEDIVIDEQIGLEWSRIPHFYYNYYVYQYATGFSAATALSAQILEEGKPAVERYIGFLSAGSSDYPIEVLKKAGVDMTSSSPVEEALKVFEEKLNELESLLS, from the coding sequence ATGACTACTGGAACATCTACTAAATCACTTCCCAATCGTAATGAAGTGACTGAAGAGTTAACTTGGAGATTGGAAGATATATTTCCAAGCGATGATGTATGGGCGAAGGAATTTAAAGATGTAAAGATATTATTACCAAAAGCTGACCAATTCAAAGGGAAGCTAGGAGAAAGTGCTGATCAATTATATGAGGCACTGAAATTTCAAGATGAAATATCCGAAAGATTAGGAAAGTTGTATACATACGCCCATATGCGCAATGATCAAGATACCGGAAATTCCTTTTATCAAGGTCAAGAAAGCAAAATGAGAAGTTTATTAGCGGAGGCTGGCAGTGTATTTGCCTATTTAGTACCTGAAATATTGTCGATTGAAGAAAATAAATTAAATGGCTTTATTGATGAAAAAAGCGAGTTGAAATTGTATAAGCACGTATTAGAACAATTAAATCTTCAGCGTCCACATGTTCTATCTGCTGATCAAGAAGCACTGCTTGCTCAAGCTTCTGAAGTAATGGATGCATCCAGTAATACATTTGGAATGCTGAATAATGCTGATCTTGAATTTCCATCTATTAAAGACGAGGATGGAGAAGAAGTTCAAATTACTCATGGGCGCTACTCTCGATTTTTAGAGAGCTCAGACCAAAGAGTAAGAAAAGAAGCATTTGAGAAAGTGTATGAAACATATGGGAATTTTCGAAATACGTTTGCTAGTACATTAAGCGGGCAAGTGAAAAGGGATAATTTCAATGCAAAAGTTCGTAAATATGATTCTGCAAGACATGCTGCACTTTCAGCAAACAATATTCCCGAAAGTGTTTACGATAATCTTGTGGACACGGTTAATAAAAATCTCCATCTTCTACACAAATACATTAAACTTCGTAAAAAAGTTCTTGGGGTTAAGGAATTGCATATGTATGATCTATATACTCCACTAGTAAAAGATGTGGAAATGAAAATTCCTTATAATGATGCAAAAGAGATGGTTCTAAAAGGCCTTGCACCGCTTGGTGAAGAATATTTAGACATTTTGAAAGAAGGCTTTGAAAATCGCTGGGTAGATGTTGTTGAAAATAAAGGAAAAAGAAGTGGGGCCTATTCATCTGGTGCATATGGTACAAATCCGTATATTTTGATGAACTGGCAAGATAATGTAAATAATCTTTTTACTTTAGCACATGAGTTTGGCCATAGTGTTCACAGTTATTATACGAGGAAAAACCAACCGTTTACCTATGGTGATTACTCGATATTTGTAGCGGAAGTTGCATCTACATGTAATGAGGCTTTATTAAATGATTATTTGCTTAAAACGATTGATGATGAAAAGAAAAGAATTTATTTATTAAACCATTATTTAGAGGGATTCCGCGGAACCGTTTTCCGTCAAACGATGTTTGCCGAATTCGAGCATTTAATTCACCAAAAAGAACAAAACGGTGAAGCATTAACTGCAGAATTATTAACGAAAGAATATTATGATCTAAATAAAAAATATTTTGGGGAAGAGGATATTGTTATAGATGAACAAATTGGTTTGGAGTGGTCCAGAATACCTCACTTCTACTACAATTATTATGTTTATCAATATGCAACAGGATTTAGTGCGGCGACTGCACTAAGTGCGCAAATTCTTGAAGAAGGAAAACCTGCTGTTGAACGCTATATCGGGTTCTTGTCGGCCGGAAGTTCTGATTACCCAATTGAAGTATTGAAAAAGGCGGGCGTGGATATGACATCGTCAAGTCCAGTTGAAGAAGCACTTAAAGTATTTGAAGAGAAATTAAATGAACTTGAAAGCTTATTATCATAG